GCCTACAAAGCTGCCTTTGCCAGCCGCACTAAAGCCTCCGGTGAGGGCGGCATAGCTGGTCGCATCATCTACAAAAGGCTTGTACGGCGAAGGCTGACCCGTGAAGGTTGAGTTGATGGCATCATCATTATAGTCGCCAACAATAATCACCGCATCATTGGCATAATACGCATCCAGAGAGTCTTTCAATACACGGGCATCGTACACACGGCGGTTGTAATCTTCTGCCGCAGCACTGCCCGATTTCGCATGTATCACCACTACATGCAGCGTACGTTGTGCCCCATTGATATTTGCATTGAACGTAGCCATAAAAGGCAATCGTCCACTGGCCCAAAATGCACTGGCACCTTGTGCAGATGGGTACGAAGGCAAGGTATTGCTGCCGCTTCTTGCTGCATCATAAATGGTTTCAAACATGGCCCGGCTGCTCACCAGCGTCATGGTGGCGGGATTGTAGAGCACCCCTACTTTTTGGGGTGGGAAGTTTGGATCGGGTGCATCAAAAGAACGGCTCCACCTTGGAGATAATACCGCAGCATAACCGGGCATTTCACTCAGCAATACATTCCATACCGAGTCACTGCTGATTTCCTGCACACCCACCACATCGGCATTCAACCGGCTGATGACGGTCTTGGCATTCTGCTTCTGGGTTTCTTTGTAGGGTTGCGTAGCGGTATTGGTACTGTTGCTACCAAAAAATGTCATGTTCCACGTAGCTACATCCAGCGTTTCAGTCTTGGGATAAGATGAAGCGAAGTACATTGCCAACACACTATCTAAACCTGAAGCCACAGCTCTCAAACGACCGGTATCCCGCAGTTGTTTTTGTATTGGCGTATAACGCACATACACAGTGGCACCCGCAGCAAGTGAAGCATTGCTCAGCAGCAAACTACTACCAAAACTACTATTGTCGGCAGAGAGTTGCCAGCCGCTGTTCATGCTCAGCGTTACATCGCCAAAGCCTTTACCCGTGAGGGTTACAGCTTGTGCGGCACTGCTGCTGCCCACACTCACTTCACCCAGATTGGCGGCTGCAGACGAAGCCTGAATATAACTGCTCACGTTAGCTACTTGCACATCATCCAACGTCCAGCGGGCTGCGCCTAACGCCGCTGTAGATAGGTATTTAAAAGCGACATACACATTACTGGTTTTGTATGCACTCAGGTCGATGTTGTCAGATAACGTCCATGTATTGCTGGCAGTGCCGGGCAGGTTGGCAGGCAAGGCTGTCCAGGTGGCTGCGGCGGGGTTGCCGCTACCACTATAGTTGGTGCTAATCAGCACTTGCATGGCAGGACCGCTAAACTCGGTGCGGCTCCAAAAGCGTAACACCGGGATGTTGAAGGCGACACTCAAATCCATGGGTGGCGATATCAGCCAGTCTTCATTTTCTACCACGCCGGCACTAAAGCCATTCATTTGAATACCATTGCTGCTACGGCCAAAGCTGGTGCAGTTCCACACTTGTGCTCCGGTGGTACTGAATTGCGTAAAGCCGCTGCCAGGCTCACCCGCTACCGTGCAACTATTGAAATCGAAACTCAAATTGGATGGGTCAAAACCCTGGCCCGACAACGTGATTGTTTTTTCTGCAGCGCCGGCACTGTTGTGCGTAATGCTACCACTGGCAATACCCGCCACGGTGGGCGAAAATTTTACGTAAATATTTTTGCCAACGGCGGCTTCGAACATGGTGATGCTGGCAGTGGTTCCAAAAGAAACATTGTCGGTAGAAATGCTGAAAGGCGCTGCTGTTTGCAGGTTTACATTACCCGTAAGGCCAGTACCACTCACAGTGTATTGCTGCGCCACACTGGTAGCACCGATGTTGGTGAGTGGTAACGTCAACAGATTGCTGCTGAGTGAAATAACGGGTGTAGAACCTGCGGCGGCAACCGACCCATTGATAATGACATTATCAATACTAAATGTACCTGCACTGCCTTCTGCATTGAAGCCATAAAAGCGAAACGTCAGCGGACCCGTTGGATCGGTATGGCCGCTGCTCAGCGTAATCGTGCTGCCAGCATTGGCCGCAGTGCTGGCATCGCTTACCTGAAAAATATTGCCCGACACCACACTCAGGTTCGCATTGCCACTCACACTGGCGGGCAGGTTGGCACTATAGCCATCGGCACTGCTGCGTACCGCATACTGGCGAATGCCCGTACCACTGCGCTGAATGGTAAAACTGATGCTGCTCACACTCAGCGAAAAGCCTGCATTTGGGGTAATAGTGACCTGATAATATTGGCCGGTTTGCAAGCTGCCCGTAAACACATCGCTACCATTGGTGGCGCCGGTTGGCCAGCCCACAAAACTAAAACGCCCCGTTGCGTTGGGGTTGAGGCCCATGCTGTAAGGATTGCCCGTAGCAGGCACAGCAGTAAACTTGTCGAATGTGGCACCGGTAGCTGTAGGTGCCGTTGTAGGGTCGGTGTAGCCGCCGCTGCCGCTGGCCACACTGGCAAAATCGTAGGTTACAGTAAATGCCTGACTATAGAGTTTGGTTTGGCCACACATCAACAACACTGCTGCCAATAGCAGCACACGAACAGAAGCGATCATAGCAGTTTCCTCATCGTTTTTTTCAGAACGGCAAAGTAATAGTAGCATCCATACCGAAAAGCAAAACAGGGCAGTTGATTACACACCTTTTCTGCAGTACCAACACCAAACCTGTATGATGAAGTACACATCACCGAAGTGGCAGCCCCTTTTCCATCTTTCGCAATATGGCTGTAAACTCAACATTCGGAATCTCCAAATCATCACAAATTTGCACAGCCATTTTCATTTGTTCAATTGCTAAGCCTACATCACCTGTCTGATAAAGCAGTCGGCCATACGTATCCAGAAATTCGGGCAGTCGAATCATTTCTACGGATCGCTTCGACCATTTTTTGGCCTCTAATAAAATGGTTGGATTTCGATACAATTCATACACTTGCCAAGCAAGTCTATTTAATTCCATTCCTACCTTTTCGCGGCGAGATGCTATTGCATTTGGCTTCAAAGCAGAACCGCTCATAGTTTTGGTTGCAGTGTTAGCACTGGTGTCTGGTTCATTTTTCCACTTGTTCACCATTAATGAATCTTCTCTATCCAAAGAATCAATAGCTAAAGACATGAAGAAATCTTTGGCAAAAAGGTCTGCTTGTCTGAAATAATTGAGGGTGTCTTTTGCAGCATAGCAATAACGTAGAAACTCTCTGTAAAAAACGTACTCGCCAATTCTTTTGCTACCTTGGATATTTTTAGAATAATTCGCCACTAATACACCAAGCTTCAAGTTTTTATCCGCCACTGCCCGATCCATCGACTTGTTTATCTTCCGAAAATTTATTTCGTCTTGTTCATTTTTTTTGAATATCAGCCACGCCTTTTGCAACTGCGGATAGTATTTATACATCAATGAATCTACTGCAGAAGCAATAATCGGAGCAGAAATCAGCATCAACTTCAGGGTTTCCTGCGTTGCCAAAGAGTCTGCTGGCAACAGACGAACGTAGTGTTGTACCAAAGAATCACTTTCCATTCTGTTGTTCAGGCGTAACTCAATCAATCTTTTAGTAAGCGCCAACGATGAAGGCTGCGATTGCCATTCTTTTTCCAATACAGCTACTTGCTTGTTACCTAACGATCGGCTGAAGGCTGTCCGCATGAAATTTAAATAGGTTGCTGACTGGTTGGAAGTCATGGCAACCCTGTATACAACAGTACCAGTTTCATCAAAAAACAATACGGCAAAAGCTTCGTCGGGGTTTGTCAGATGTATTCTTCTCAAAGAATCTGCGAAGCGGGAATTCACCGCCGGCCTGAAAATGAGGCACGAATCATTTATTTTCCGGGCATCTTCTGACAGCAAACCAATGGTGGTGGCTTCATTGCATTTGTAACAAGTTTTGCTATCCAAAATCACCATAAGCAGCTTTCCCTGAGAGGCCGAAGTTTTCAATGCAGTATCAAAACCGCCGCTAAAGAATGTTGCCTGAGATAAAACCTGTACTGACAACAGAAAATGAAGCCCTATTATAAAGCACAACCTTGTAAGCATGGTTCGAAAATACACCTATGGCAAATTAAGTGCCGTTATGTCGACTATTTTCTTACTAAAAAATCTGTTCATACTAAAAAGGCAGCCCAACTTCTTCATCAAAAAAGGCTTTCAGGAAATCTCCCTGAAAGCCTTTGTATGTGCAGTTGACCCAATTTACTCGTCAACTTGTTAACCTTCCAACTTGTCAACTTTACAACCAACCTACTGCCCCTGCGCCAGGCTGTATGCCTTTTTACCTTCCCACATGTTCAGCAGTTCCAGAGAGCATACTTTGTATTCACTCATTACCCGCTTGTACAGTTCCAGTACATCAATTTGCGTCAGCGGAGAATCGTCTTCACTCTCAAAGCGGCAACGGTATTGGTTTACCAGGTTGGTGAATACACTGCCCTTAGGCCATACCTGCGTACCGCGGTTGCTGATGGTAACCAGTTTGAACAGCACACCGGTATGCTGCAGCAACTTGTTGGCCAAATCCGTTGGCTGCTCATTGCTTTCGATGAAGATATCGACACCCACAATTTGCTCACCAGCCATTTCAGCACTTTCCAGCATGGGGTTTTTTTCCAGCTTAAAATGCGTTGGGGTCATGGGCATATTAGGCAACACGGGCTTGGCGCCATGAGCAGGCAGCTTGCCAATGTTAGCAATGATGGCATTGGCAAACTCCGTGGTGTTGACACTAGGAATGCTCTTATCGCCAAAGTCGCCGGTATGAATGCCGCTTTCGAGGGTAAAGAGCAATGCATTTTCAATATGCGCTGCACTTTCCATAAAGCCCAGGTGACGCAACATAGCAATGCCACTCAGCAACAGGGCGGTGGGGTTGGCAATATTTTTACCCGCAATATCCGGAGCGGTGCCATGCACGGCTTCGAAAATGCAGATATGGTCGCCGATGTTGGCGCTGGGTGCAAAACCCAAGCCACCCACCAATCCAGCGCAAAGATCACTGACGATATCGCCCTGCAGGTTGGTGAGCACCACCACATCAAAGCTGTCGGGACGGGTAACGAGTTTCATGCAGAGGTCATCTACAATTACATCGTCGGCCTTCAAATCGGGGTATTCTTCAGCCACTTTGTAAAACACTTCCAGGAAGAGGCCGTCGGTAATTTTCATGATATTGGCCTTGTGACCGCAGGTAATGCGGCGGGCACCTTTCTTCTTGGCCATTTCAAAAGCGTAGCGAATCACCTGCTCACTACCGGGGCGGGTAATGAAACGGCGGCTCAGGGCTACGTCGTGGGTGAGCATGTGCTCAATACCGCCGTAGGTATCTTCAATGTTTTCACGAACCACGGTTACATCAATGGGGATACCGGCTTTGCTAAACACGGTATCTACGCCGTGCAGGGTTTGAAACACCCGCTTGTTGGCGTAGGTGTTCCAGGTTTTACGGGCTGTTACGTTTACACTTTTTACGCCTTTGCCCTTGGGGGTTTCCATGGGGCCTTTAAACAGGATGCCCAGTGTTTCGATGGCCTGCTGGGCTTCGGGGGTCATGCCATTGCTATAACCTTTGTCGAATACCCATTTGCCCATGTCGACAAACTCGTACTCCAGCGGTACGCCGGCAGCGTTAAAGATTCCCAACACGGCGTCCATTATTTCCGGACCGATACCATCTCCTTTGGCAACTGCGATTTTCATAAATGAAGCGATTGATAGTTGTGTACACGGCCAGCCGGCCGTAAAAAATTGTTGCAAAAGTAAGGATGCCAGCCGCAGCGGCTACGTTAATTTGCGAATGGTTTTTTATAACCGGTGGATGTAAGTTTTGCAACTTTTTTTGCTGGCAAACGTTGAAATTGCCCCTACCTTTCCAATCAGGTAAGCAGTAGCCCATGCATTCATTAATCACACAAGGTGTAGAGATCACCGTTGAAACCTACTACCAGCCGGATTTCAGCAATCCGACACACAATGAGTACATGTTTGCGTACCGCATTACTTTAGAAAATCACAATCCTTTTCCTGTTCAACTCCTGCGCCGCCACTGGGATATTTTCGACAGCAATGGCGAATACCGCGAAGTAGATGGCGACGGCGTGGTGGGCCAGCAACCGGTGCTGAACCCCGGCGAAGTATTTCGCTATGTAAGTGGCTGCAACCTGCAGTCTGACATGGGCAAAATGTGGGGCCACTACGAAATGATCAACCTGCTATCGCAGCAATCTTTTGAGGTAGAAATTCCTGCCTTCGATATGCTGGCGCCTTTTAAGGGGAATTGAGTTGGGGAGTTGGCAGGTTGGAAAGTTGACGAGTTCCAGCGTTCACAAGTTCCAGAGTGCAGCATGTAGGATACAAAGCATGCCATAGGAAGTTCGTTGCCTTCACTTCCTTATTTTTTATTTCTTATTCGTTTGTTCCTTATTCCTCATTCGCCCATCAGCACATCAGCTAATTAGCTAATCAACTAATTGCTAAGGCTTATACCCCGCTTGCTCAAAAACTTGCCGGGCGGGCATTTTCATCAGGTCGGGAAATTTAGTGTCGGGAAATTTGGCCAGATAGGCATTCACTATTTGCCGGCCTACAAACAAGGCAATGTAACCCGGGGCACCCTCGCCCAACTCCTGGGTTTTGGGGCCGTCTTTCAAATAGTTTTGGTTGATGAGCGGGTCTTTGCTGTACAGCAAATCGTTTTTCATGAAGAAGTTCCAGATAAGTGCCTCGTTGGCTTCGCAACCTTTTACCTGTTTGCCGGTGTAACCGAGTTGCAAGCTATCTGCCACATCGGGCAGCAGGCGTTGCAGCAGCGCCATGCGTTTGCCTTTTTCCACCATGTCTTCCAGCAGCGTCAGGCTTTCGGGCTTGTACGGAAAGGCATCTTCAATCAAATTTTTAGTCGCATTCACCAGCATAGTAGCCGGCGTAAAACGACGGGTTTGATAATCGAAAAACACACCGGCCCGTTTGCCTTCGTCGTACACCTGCGCATTGTCGCCGAGGTGCAACTGCAAGGCAATGCCCACACCGTTTTGCGTTCGCACATCACCATAATCGCCAATGGCAAAAGGCTCATAGGCATCCATAGGACTGATGAAAGTGGTGATGACAAAAGGAGAATCGGGTTGGTAGCCGGGTACATAATGCTGCAGGTAGCGCAGCACTTCTACCATGTCTTTTTCCAGTTGCGGCAAATGCTGATTGGCCACGCCGTTGGCCACTTCGTACACGGGTGTATAGCTGCGCAAAAAAGCCGTGATGGCCGCCAGCGCCTGCGGATCGCCAGGATTGATGCCGAGCATTTTGCTCAGGTAGTTTTGTAAAAAACCGGGATACTGCTGCTGCAGTTGGTTGAGGCCGGGCACCAGCTGGTTGGTATCCAATGCAAAAAGGACTGATCAAAACGTTCCGTTTTTACACTGGCCGAAAAAGCACTGACATCAGGCTTTTGCTGGCCGCTTGTTACAAGCATACACACCCGCCAGCAGGCTCATCCACAGCATTATTCTTTTTACCATACCGCAAAAGAACGATGTGTGTTGGAATTTATTGGACAAGGAAAATACAAAGCTGTGGAAAGCGGCCTGAGAAGTAACATTCGAGGAATTGGAAGGACGGCTAAACGGTATTCAAATCCCGAAAAGAAATTTTAATCTAAAACAGCACTACACCAACAGTGCAATCTTTTAAAGCATTTACAGGCCATCCTTCCATTCTAATTTGGTAGTACGCCAGCGGCGTAACCTTTTTGTAGAACTTGAAATTATCATAGGACATCCCTGCCCCAGCGGGGCAGCCTGTTGATTGGGTTGCCCCGCTGGGGCAAAGCAAACGGAAACGCTACTTAAGCTACAAACAGGCTACGCCGATGGCGTAGCAACAGCCTTCGATATCCTGAAAGTAAAAAAGATAATGCTGCAAAATAGCTATTCCGCTGGCGTTGCAGCATCATCCGTTTATTTTAATGAGTACCAGAAGCGATAGAGAAGCATTATAGCATTGATGCCATTCGTTGTTACATCAAACAAGTTGGAATCGTTTTTTTGAATGCCAAAACTAAAAACATCAATACCTGAACTCTAGGATGCGTTCGTCGTGCATCATTTTTTCTACCAGCCGCAGGTGGCGTTTTTGTGGGCCTTCTACATACCAGCTGCTTTCTACCGTGCCGTTGGCCCGGCGGTGGCTATTGATTTTGTATTGCAACCTTGCCGCTTTCAGCATGTTTTCGATGTGCAGCAAATCGCCCTGATGGCTATGCGTAACGAGATGGTACGTCCGTTGCAAATTCACCCGGTCGATGATGACTTCGAGCTTGGGCAAAAAAGCCATCACCACAAACACAATACCCGTGGCCAGCAAAGCAAACCAAGGATGCCCCGCCCCCACGGCCATACCCAAAGCGGCGGTTACCCAAATACTGGCTGCTGTGGTGAGGCCATGTGCCCGGTCGTTGCCTTTGAAAATAACACCGGCACCTACAAAACCAATGCCCACCACAATGTTGGACGCAATGCGTTCTGGTGCCACACTGCTGCCAATCATGGGACTGAGCATGGTGTACAAACAGGCACCAATGCTGATGAGCATCATGGTACGAAAACCGGCCGACTTGCTGCGGTACTCCCGCTCGGCGCCAATAATACCGCCTACCAATAAAGCCATTAATAATTGTGAAACCTGTTCTCCTGTAATCATGGCGCCAATCGTTGTTGCTGCTTAAAGGTAGCACTACCCGGCCAATGACTGCATCTTGCTACCTTAGCGGCCTATCCATCAACAGCATTCATTCGATCATATATGAAAATCGCCATCGCCCAACAGAACTATCACATCGGCAATTTTGCCCGCAATACACAGCACATTATTGAGGCCATTGACACAGCGAAAGCTGCAGGCGCCGACATCATTCTGTTTAGCGAACTCAGCATTTGCGGCTACCCCGCCCGTGACTTCCTGGAGTTTGACGATTTCATTTATCAATGCCAACAATCACTCTCGCAGATTGCTGCACATTGCGACAGCATAGCTGCACTGGTGGGTGCACCAGAACGAAACCCCAATCTCAAAGGCAAAGACCTTTTCAATACAGCTTACTTTTTATACGAAGGAAAAGTGCAGCAGGCCATTCACAAAACACTGCTGCCTACCTACGACGTGTTTGATGAGAACCGCTACTTTGAACCGGCTTACGAATGGAATATTGTACACTTCAAAGGCAAGAAGCTGGCGGTGACGATTTGTGAAGACATCTGGAACCTGGGCGACAATCCGCTGTACCGCATTTGCCCCATGGATGAGCTGATGAAACAGCAACCTGATGTGATGCTCAACCTCAGCGCTTCACCATTCGATTACACGCATGATGAGGACCGCAAAGCCACCATTAAAGCGAATGTGCTGAAGTACAAGCTGCCCATGTTTTACTGCAATGCCGTAGGCAGCCAAACCGAGATTGTGTTTGATGGCGCCAGCCTCGTATTTGATAAGGATGCCAACCTCTGTGGCCAGCTGCCGATGTTTACCGAATCGCTGCAATACTTTACCCTGCGGGAAGATGGCAGCATTGATGCTCCCATACTGGAACCAGCCAGCCGGGTGCCCGATAAAGAACTGACACCGCATGGCCTGGAAGCCGAACTGAACATTGCACAAATACACGATGCGATTATCCTCGGCATTCAGGATTATTTTGGTAAGATGGGTTTTCAACAAGCCATTGTGGCCAGCAGTGGTGGTATTGACAGTGCCGTTACGCTGGCACTGGCCGTACGGGCATTGGGTGCTGCCAATGTGCGGGCCATCCTCATGCCCTCGCAGTACAGCACCGGCCACAGCGTAGACGATGCCGTGCAGCTGAGCCGCAACCTGCAGAACCCTTACGACATTGTGCCGATTAAAAACATCTTCGATCAGTTTACGACTGAGTTGCAACCCTTGTTTGGCAATCTGCCCTTCAATGTAGCAGAAGAAAATATCCAAAGCCGGGTGCGGGGCAATCTAGTGATGGCCATTGCCAATAAGTTTAACTACATACTGCTCAACACCAGCAACAAAAGCGAACTGAGCACCGGCTACGGCACCCTCTACGGCGATATGGCCGGCGGCTTGGGTGTATTGGGCGATTGCTACAAACTGCAGGTGTATGCGCTGGCCCGCTACATCAATAAAGATGGAGAAGTGATTCCGGAAAACATCATTACCAAACCACCGAGTGCCGAGCTGCGCCCCGGCCAAAAAGACAGCGACAGCCTGCCGGAATACGATGTGCTCGATCCGCTGCTGTACCAATACATCGAACGCCGCCAGGGCCCCAACGAAATAAAAGCCATGGGCTTTGATGCGGCACTCGTAGACCGGGTGCTGCGTATGGTAAACATCAACGAATACAAACGCAATCAGTTTTGCCCCATCATACGGGTAAGCCCCAAGGCATTTGGTGTGGGCAGAAGAATGCCGATCGTAGGGAAATATTTGAGTTGATAACTGCTACCCTGAGTCCGTCGAAGGGTGGTTTTTTGGGACGCGGATGGGAAGGATGGAAGAAGGATTTTCGCGGAGGGTGGTTGGTTGAGTATTCCTCGATTTTTGGAATATTGAACATGATGTTTTGAATTTACAATCCACCACATATGAATAAATAGAACCAGCAACTTCATTCGTATTATTCTAATTGAAAAGAGATATATAACCTATCAAACTTCCTATTTGTCAAACCCACTCAATCAATATTAGAATGAATAACAAGTGCCATTTCATTGTATTCCGAACACTTCTTCTAATGTGGATTAATATTGTTAGTCAAGTTGTATTTGCACAAGTAGCCAATGATGAAAACGCATTTTTTGATGGCACATACAACAAAGCTTATATTACAAAGCATCGCATTAAAACCGTCATTGTTGAACACCATAACCCTAAATTAAAAAGCTCTAAGGTGATATACAACTTTAGCAAAGAAGGGTTATTAGAATCAATGAATAGCATCGACTCTAATGGAAGAGTAAATATTCTTTATAGGTTTTCATTTGATGCCTATGGCAATCTATGCCGTATCATTAATCAAATGGCAGACAGTAAACATGCCGACACTTTTAACGCTCGGTTAGTGTACAATAAAAATTTATTGGTAGAGGAAAAAACAGTGTATGCATCAATACCAATCTTTCATTTTTATGATGAAAATGGTCTTCGCATAAAATCAGTAAACAGGTACTATAATGGATGGCTTACTACCAGTATGAGAAAAGTCGATTACAGCTATGATGAGCACAACAGACCTTTACGTATCACTGACAGAATTGTAGACAGTACTGCAGATACTACACAACAATGGATGTCGGACAGACTTTACAGTTATCCAAATAAAAAACTGATTATTATTTCTGAGAAAATTGCAAATGGCTTTTTCTCTACCAATAGAGGTCAACAAAAAATTGTGCTTGATAGAAAAGGAAGTGTCATTGCTTTTGAAAGTGATGTAGCAGTTAGCAGGTATTATTTATACAACCGAAAAGGATTGATGCAACAAAAGATTGAAAAGTATCCATCAACGTTTGAAACGCTATCTCAACACCTGTTTAAAACCACTTACGGATACAGCTTTTGGTAATTAGTAGCTCAAACTTTTGCCTTTCAGGATTTTTACCACTTTTAGTTCAGTCACAATTACATCTTGATTTACCCTAACTAAAAACACACGCTGCCCGGTAACCGCATTACCGAACAGCGTGTGCTATACAATTGATTGTTGAGCAACTACAAAGTCGCCAACACTTCCAGGGCTTTCTTTCTGAAATCTTCTGTAGACGGATGGGTAACTCTTGTCACGCCCAACCAGCTGCCCGTGCAGCATTTTTGTTGTATGGAAAATCCGCTACAACAACATTGGGAAACGGTGTACAAAACCAATACAGCACAACAGGTAAGCTGGACGGAAGAAGTACCGGCACAATCGCTGGCGCTGATTGCTGAACTGAACCTGCCGAAGGATGCAGCCATTGTAGATATTGGCGGTGGTGACAGTAAGCTGGTTGATCACTTGCTGGCGCAGGGCTATACCAACATTACTGTGGTCGATATTTCTGCCGCAGCCCTTGAGAGGGCCAAAGTTCGGCTGGGCGACGCTGCCGCAACGGTGCAATGGGTGGTAAGTGATGTGCTGGCTTTTGAACCAACACAATCTTTCGCCCTCTGGCACGACCGGGCAGCTTTTCATTTTCTCACCAACCCTGCCGATGTACAACGCTACTTGCAACTATTGGAAAAAAATGTAGCAGGCAATGTGATTATTGCAGCATTCAGCACCGAAGGCCCCAGCAAATGCAGCGGCCTGCCTGTACAGCAATACAGCGAAGGCAGCATGTGCTCACTGATGGAAGGACGGTTTCATAAATTGAAATGCGATACGGTGACGCATATTACGCCTGCAGCAGCAAGACAAGAGTTTGTGTACTGTGGGTTCAGTAAAAATCAAGCATAACATTTTGATGTAACGATCAACAAAAGCGGGCCCGGCAACCACCGGACCCGCTTTTTATTTTCAGTCGACATTTTTTAATTGATGGCTTTGATACACAGCAAAGGAATATGGGTATGAAAAGCCAGCCTTGTAGTGTGGCTGCGGCGGAAAATGGATTCGAGCCAGCCATGTTTTTTCGGAATCATCAGCATCATATCAATGTGGTGCTCCGCAATAAAGGCATCCATGGCATTGGTAAAATCTTCGCCTTCCACCAATACAA
The Phnomibacter ginsenosidimutans genome window above contains:
- a CDS encoding choice-of-anchor J domain-containing protein, producing the protein MIASVRVLLLAAVLLMCGQTKLYSQAFTVTYDFASVASGSGGYTDPTTAPTATGATFDKFTAVPATGNPYSMGLNPNATGRFSFVGWPTGATNGSDVFTGSLQTGQYYQVTITPNAGFSLSVSSISFTIQRSGTGIRQYAVRSSADGYSANLPASVSGNANLSVVSGNIFQVSDASTAANAGSTITLSSGHTDPTGPLTFRFYGFNAEGSAGTFSIDNVIINGSVAAAGSTPVISLSSNLLTLPLTNIGATSVAQQYTVSGTGLTGNVNLQTAAPFSISTDNVSFGTTASITMFEAAVGKNIYVKFSPTVAGIASGSITHNSAGAAEKTITLSGQGFDPSNLSFDFNSCTVAGEPGSGFTQFSTTGAQVWNCTSFGRSSNGIQMNGFSAGVVENEDWLISPPMDLSVAFNIPVLRFWSRTEFSGPAMQVLISTNYSGSGNPAAATWTALPANLPGTASNTWTLSDNIDLSAYKTSNVYVAFKYLSTAALGAARWTLDDVQVANVSSYIQASSAAANLGEVSVGSSSAAQAVTLTGKGFGDVTLSMNSGWQLSADNSSFGSSLLLSNASLAAGATVYVRYTPIQKQLRDTGRLRAVASGLDSVLAMYFASSYPKTETLDVATWNMTFFGSNSTNTATQPYKETQKQNAKTVISRLNADVVGVQEISSDSVWNVLLSEMPGYAAVLSPRWSRSFDAPDPNFPPQKVGVLYNPATMTLVSSRAMFETIYDAARSGSNTLPSYPSAQGASAFWASGRLPFMATFNANINGAQRTLHVVVIHAKSGSAAAEDYNRRVYDARVLKDSLDAYYANDAVIIVGDYNDDAINSTFTGQPSPYKPFVDDATSYAALTGGFSAAGKGSFVGSGNSMIDHLFVSNEMNSLYLSGSADVEDPRTYVTSYTSTTSDHLPVFARFLLDQPLPATLQPLQGRVQQQTAQLQWRTLQEQNTSHFVVERAAGNSAVFVPVATVKAAGNSNVATQYHLNDGPLVAGNYRYRLRLVDVDGSVQLSNIINLRVQATQGYAIYPNPVQGQLQLQLPAAVQTVQWALRTADGKLLASGKTAAAATQPAIQTAVTGLPTGYYLLQLNEVQLKLVKQ
- a CDS encoding MgtC/SapB family protein; its protein translation is MITGEQVSQLLMALLVGGIIGAEREYRSKSAGFRTMMLISIGACLYTMLSPMIGSSVAPERIASNIVVGIGFVGAGVIFKGNDRAHGLTTAASIWVTAALGMAVGAGHPWFALLATGIVFVVMAFLPKLEVIIDRVNLQRTYHLVTHSHQGDLLHIENMLKAARLQYKINSHRRANGTVESSWYVEGPQKRHLRLVEKMMHDERILEFRY
- a CDS encoding class I SAM-dependent methyltransferase, yielding MSNYKVANTSRAFFLKSSVDGWVTLVTPNQLPVQHFCCMENPLQQHWETVYKTNTAQQVSWTEEVPAQSLALIAELNLPKDAAIVDIGGGDSKLVDHLLAQGYTNITVVDISAAALERAKVRLGDAAATVQWVVSDVLAFEPTQSFALWHDRAAFHFLTNPADVQRYLQLLEKNVAGNVIIAAFSTEGPSKCSGLPVQQYSEGSMCSLMEGRFHKLKCDTVTHITPAAARQEFVYCGFSKNQA
- a CDS encoding NAD+ synthase, coding for MKIAIAQQNYHIGNFARNTQHIIEAIDTAKAAGADIILFSELSICGYPARDFLEFDDFIYQCQQSLSQIAAHCDSIAALVGAPERNPNLKGKDLFNTAYFLYEGKVQQAIHKTLLPTYDVFDENRYFEPAYEWNIVHFKGKKLAVTICEDIWNLGDNPLYRICPMDELMKQQPDVMLNLSASPFDYTHDEDRKATIKANVLKYKLPMFYCNAVGSQTEIVFDGASLVFDKDANLCGQLPMFTESLQYFTLREDGSIDAPILEPASRVPDKELTPHGLEAELNIAQIHDAIILGIQDYFGKMGFQQAIVASSGGIDSAVTLALAVRALGAANVRAILMPSQYSTGHSVDDAVQLSRNLQNPYDIVPIKNIFDQFTTELQPLFGNLPFNVAEENIQSRVRGNLVMAIANKFNYILLNTSNKSELSTGYGTLYGDMAGGLGVLGDCYKLQVYALARYINKDGEVIPENIITKPPSAELRPGQKDSDSLPEYDVLDPLLYQYIERRQGPNEIKAMGFDAALVDRVLRMVNINEYKRNQFCPIIRVSPKAFGVGRRMPIVGKYLS
- the apaG gene encoding Co2+/Mg2+ efflux protein ApaG, translated to MHSLITQGVEITVETYYQPDFSNPTHNEYMFAYRITLENHNPFPVQLLRRHWDIFDSNGEYREVDGDGVVGQQPVLNPGEVFRYVSGCNLQSDMGKMWGHYEMINLLSQQSFEVEIPAFDMLAPFKGN
- a CDS encoding NADP-dependent isocitrate dehydrogenase — protein: MKIAVAKGDGIGPEIMDAVLGIFNAAGVPLEYEFVDMGKWVFDKGYSNGMTPEAQQAIETLGILFKGPMETPKGKGVKSVNVTARKTWNTYANKRVFQTLHGVDTVFSKAGIPIDVTVVRENIEDTYGGIEHMLTHDVALSRRFITRPGSEQVIRYAFEMAKKKGARRITCGHKANIMKITDGLFLEVFYKVAEEYPDLKADDVIVDDLCMKLVTRPDSFDVVVLTNLQGDIVSDLCAGLVGGLGFAPSANIGDHICIFEAVHGTAPDIAGKNIANPTALLLSGIAMLRHLGFMESAAHIENALLFTLESGIHTGDFGDKSIPSVNTTEFANAIIANIGKLPAHGAKPVLPNMPMTPTHFKLEKNPMLESAEMAGEQIVGVDIFIESNEQPTDLANKLLQHTGVLFKLVTISNRGTQVWPKGSVFTNLVNQYRCRFESEDDSPLTQIDVLELYKRVMSEYKVCSLELLNMWEGKKAYSLAQGQ